From the genome of Mesorhizobium japonicum MAFF 303099, one region includes:
- a CDS encoding mannitol dehydrogenase family protein, with the protein MTVKLSSSNLSSLPGNVAGPKYDRSKLKAGIVHFGVGNFHRSHQAVYLDDLFNSGVGHDWALVGAGVFEGEKIGRGKLEEQDWLTTVVEQDEGHMSARVTGAMIDFLMPGDAAGIIDRLADPAIKIVSLTITEGGYFIDPASGKFNPAHPDIVADAQPGATPKTVFGIILAGLLRRRDEGTVPFTVMSCDNIPHNGHVTSDGVIGLARLIDEDLAGWVSSNVAFPNGMVDRITPATTDRERGILAKDFGVEDAWPVFCEPFRQWVLEDHFTDGRPPLEKVGVQFVRDVAPYELMKIRILNGGHATIAYPAGLMDIHFVHEAMQEPLVRGFLDKLEHDEIIPTVPPVPDTVLEDYYQLIEKRFSNPKIGDTIRRLCLDGSNRQPKFIIPTIADRLKAGKGVAGLALESALWCRYCFGTSDSGAVIEPNDPSWDRLQATAKAAKDAPAAWLAMEDIYGDVGRATAFVEAFGHALNVLWANGARATLTRYIAGKL; encoded by the coding sequence ATGACCGTGAAACTCTCGTCTTCAAACCTCTCCAGCCTGCCCGGCAATGTTGCCGGTCCGAAATACGACCGCTCGAAGCTCAAGGCCGGCATCGTGCATTTCGGCGTCGGCAATTTCCATCGCTCGCACCAGGCGGTCTACCTCGACGATCTGTTCAATTCAGGTGTCGGCCATGACTGGGCGCTGGTCGGCGCAGGCGTGTTCGAGGGCGAGAAGATCGGTCGCGGCAAGCTCGAAGAGCAGGACTGGCTGACCACGGTTGTCGAGCAGGATGAAGGCCATATGAGCGCCCGTGTCACCGGCGCGATGATCGATTTCCTGATGCCTGGCGATGCGGCCGGCATCATCGACCGGTTGGCCGACCCGGCGATCAAGATCGTTTCGCTGACCATCACCGAAGGCGGCTATTTCATCGACCCGGCGTCGGGCAAGTTCAACCCAGCCCATCCGGATATCGTCGCCGACGCCCAACCGGGCGCCACCCCAAAGACAGTGTTTGGCATCATCCTGGCAGGACTGCTGCGCCGGCGCGACGAAGGCACCGTGCCGTTTACCGTGATGTCCTGCGACAACATTCCCCACAACGGCCATGTCACCTCGGATGGCGTCATTGGTCTGGCGCGGCTGATCGATGAGGATTTGGCCGGTTGGGTGAGCAGCAACGTCGCCTTTCCAAACGGCATGGTGGACCGCATTACGCCGGCCACCACAGACCGCGAGCGCGGCATACTGGCCAAGGATTTCGGCGTCGAGGATGCCTGGCCGGTGTTCTGCGAGCCGTTCCGGCAATGGGTGCTGGAAGACCATTTCACCGATGGCCGTCCGCCGCTGGAAAAGGTCGGTGTACAGTTCGTCAGGGATGTCGCGCCCTACGAGTTGATGAAGATCCGCATCCTCAATGGCGGCCATGCCACGATCGCCTATCCGGCCGGGCTGATGGACATCCATTTCGTTCATGAGGCGATGCAGGAGCCGCTGGTGCGCGGCTTTCTCGACAAGCTCGAGCACGACGAGATCATCCCGACGGTGCCGCCGGTGCCGGACACGGTGCTGGAGGATTATTACCAGCTCATCGAGAAGCGCTTTTCCAACCCCAAGATCGGCGACACCATCCGCCGGCTCTGCCTCGACGGCTCCAACCGCCAGCCGAAATTCATCATCCCGACAATCGCCGACCGCCTGAAGGCGGGAAAGGGCGTCGCCGGCCTGGCGCTGGAATCGGCGCTGTGGTGCCGCTACTGTTTCGGCACATCAGACAGCGGCGCCGTCATCGAACCCAACGACCCGAGCTGGGACCGGCTGCAGGCGACGGCAAAGGCGGCGAAGGACGCGCCCGCCGCCTGGCTCGCCATGGAGGACATCTATGGCGATGTCGGCCGCGCCACGGCATTCGTCGAGGCCTTCGGCCACGCGCTCAACGTGCTGTGGGCCAATGGCGCCCGCGCCACGTTGACACGCTACATCGCCGGCAAGCTCTGA
- a CDS encoding L-iditol 2-dehydrogenase has product MRLKGKSALITGSARGIGKAFAEAYAREGAIVAIADINLEAAQKTAADIGDKAYAVKLDVTDQASIDAAVKAVETRTGGLDILINNAALFDLAPIVEISRASYEKLFSVNVAGTLFMLQAAARSMIARGKGGRIINMASQAGRRGEPLVGVYCATKAAVISLTQSAGLDLIKHRINVNGIAPGVVDSDMWDQVDALFAKYENRPKGEKKRLVGEGVPYGRMGKPEDLAGMAVFLASDEAEYIVAQTYNVDGGQWMS; this is encoded by the coding sequence GTGAGGCTGAAAGGCAAATCGGCGCTGATCACCGGATCGGCGCGTGGCATCGGCAAGGCCTTCGCCGAAGCCTATGCGCGCGAAGGCGCTATCGTTGCCATTGCCGATATCAATCTCGAGGCCGCGCAAAAAACGGCGGCAGATATCGGCGACAAGGCCTATGCGGTCAAACTCGATGTCACGGATCAGGCCTCTATCGACGCCGCGGTGAAAGCGGTGGAGACGAGGACCGGCGGCCTCGACATATTGATCAACAACGCCGCTCTGTTCGACCTGGCGCCGATCGTCGAGATCTCGCGGGCGAGCTATGAAAAACTGTTCTCGGTCAATGTCGCCGGCACGCTGTTCATGCTGCAGGCGGCGGCCCGCTCGATGATCGCGCGGGGCAAGGGCGGCAGGATCATCAACATGGCGAGCCAGGCCGGACGGCGCGGCGAGCCGCTGGTCGGCGTCTACTGCGCGACCAAGGCCGCCGTCATTTCGCTGACCCAGTCGGCGGGGCTCGACCTGATCAAGCACCGCATCAACGTCAACGGTATCGCGCCCGGAGTCGTGGACAGCGACATGTGGGACCAGGTCGATGCCCTGTTCGCCAAATACGAGAACCGGCCGAAGGGCGAGAAGAAGCGGCTTGTCGGCGAAGGGGTGCCCTACGGCCGCATGGGCAAGCCGGAGGACCTCGCCGGCATGGCCGTCTTCCTGGCCAGCGATGAGGCCGAATACATCGTCGCCCAGACCTACAATGTCGATGGCGGCCAGTGGATGAGTTGA
- a CDS encoding ABC transporter ATP-binding protein — translation MGNITLKNVSKSFGSTVIIPGIDLVIENGEFVVFVGPSGCGKSTLLRLIAGLEDTSGGTINIDGRDVTGEAPAKRKLAMVFQSYALYPHMTVAKNIAFPLKMAGEDQATIDKKVKDAARVLNLTNYLERRPGQLSGGQRQRVAIGRAIVRQPSAFLFDEPLSNLDAALRGTMRLEISELHHQLKTTMIYVTHDQVEAMTMADKIVVLNAGNIEQVGSPMELYKTPRNLFVAGFIGSPKMNLVEGAPAAKYGAKTIGIRPEHMQISTTAGEWKATVGVAEHLGSDTFLHVQADGVGPLTVRADGELAVHHGDTIYLTPDKAKLHSFGPDGKAMAT, via the coding sequence ATGGGAAACATCACGCTCAAGAACGTCTCCAAGTCCTTCGGGTCGACGGTCATCATTCCGGGCATCGACCTGGTGATCGAGAATGGCGAGTTCGTCGTCTTCGTCGGGCCGTCGGGTTGCGGCAAGTCCACGCTGCTGCGGCTGATCGCCGGGCTGGAGGACACCAGCGGCGGCACCATCAACATCGACGGCCGCGACGTCACCGGCGAGGCGCCGGCCAAGCGCAAACTTGCCATGGTGTTCCAGTCCTATGCGCTCTACCCGCATATGACGGTGGCCAAGAACATCGCCTTCCCGCTGAAGATGGCGGGCGAGGACCAGGCGACCATCGACAAGAAGGTGAAGGACGCGGCGCGCGTCTTGAACCTCACCAATTATCTCGAACGCCGGCCCGGCCAGCTCTCCGGTGGCCAGCGCCAACGCGTCGCCATCGGCCGCGCCATCGTGCGCCAGCCCTCGGCCTTCTTGTTCGACGAGCCGCTGTCCAACCTCGACGCGGCGCTCCGCGGCACGATGCGGCTGGAGATCAGCGAACTGCACCACCAGCTCAAGACGACGATGATCTACGTCACCCACGACCAGGTCGAGGCCATGACCATGGCCGACAAGATCGTCGTGCTGAATGCCGGCAACATCGAGCAGGTCGGCTCGCCGATGGAGCTCTACAAGACGCCGCGCAATCTGTTCGTCGCCGGCTTCATCGGCTCGCCGAAGATGAACCTGGTCGAAGGCGCGCCGGCCGCCAAATATGGCGCCAAGACCATCGGCATCCGCCCCGAGCATATGCAGATTTCGACCACGGCGGGCGAATGGAAGGCCACTGTCGGCGTTGCCGAGCATCTGGGCTCCGACACCTTCCTGCATGTCCAGGCCGACGGCGTCGGTCCGCTGACGGTGCGTGCCGATGGCGAACTGGCCGTGCATCATGGCGATACCATCTACCTCACGCCCGACAAGGCCAAGCTGCACAGCTTCGGCCCTGACGGCAAGGCGATGGCGACGTGA
- a CDS encoding carbohydrate ABC transporter permease, protein MARAVTTQHKTIATVAAWIVALLIFFPILYTIITSFKSEQEAIQGFNLIPSGTFESYSEVQAQSGYFKFFFNSVLLSVGSTILALLVAIPAAWSMAFSPTKRTKDILMWMLSTKMMPAVAVLFPIYLIFRDFGLLDSRIGLMVMLMLINLPIVVWMLYTYFREIPGEILEAARMDGASLWNEIIYVLTPMAVPGIASTMLLNIILAWNEAFWTIRLTTTEAAPLTAFISSFSSPQGLFWAKLSAASTLAIAPILIMGWFSQKQLVRGLTFGAVK, encoded by the coding sequence ATGGCACGTGCAGTCACCACCCAGCACAAGACAATCGCGACCGTTGCCGCCTGGATCGTCGCGCTGCTGATCTTCTTCCCGATCCTCTATACGATCATCACCTCGTTCAAGTCGGAGCAGGAGGCGATCCAGGGCTTCAACCTGATCCCATCGGGGACGTTCGAGAGCTATTCCGAGGTTCAGGCGCAGAGCGGCTACTTCAAGTTCTTCTTCAACTCGGTGCTGCTCTCGGTCGGCTCGACGATCCTGGCCCTGCTTGTCGCCATTCCGGCGGCATGGTCGATGGCGTTCTCCCCGACCAAGCGGACCAAGGACATCCTGATGTGGATGCTGTCCACCAAGATGATGCCGGCGGTCGCCGTGCTGTTCCCGATCTACCTGATCTTCCGCGATTTCGGGCTGCTCGACAGCCGCATCGGCCTGATGGTCATGCTGATGCTGATCAACCTGCCGATCGTGGTGTGGATGCTCTACACCTATTTCCGCGAAATCCCCGGCGAGATCCTGGAAGCGGCGCGCATGGACGGTGCGTCGCTGTGGAACGAGATCATCTATGTGCTGACGCCGATGGCGGTGCCCGGCATCGCCTCGACCATGCTGTTGAACATCATCCTGGCCTGGAACGAGGCGTTCTGGACGATCCGCCTGACCACCACGGAAGCAGCGCCGCTGACCGCCTTCATCAGCTCGTTCTCAAGTCCGCAAGGCCTGTTCTGGGCCAAGCTTTCGGCGGCCTCGACGCTGGCGATCGCGCCGATCCTGATCATGGGCTGGTTCAGCCAGAAGCAGCTGGTGCGCGGCCTGACCTTTGGCGCCGTGAAGTAA
- a CDS encoding carbohydrate ABC transporter permease, producing the protein MATQQTRSLARFMMAPSVVLLLVWMVIPLALTLWFSFQQYNPLNPIHDGFVGFSNYALFWSNPAFLQSILNTLVLVISVLLITVIGGILLALLIDQPMWGQGIVRILVISPFFVMPPVAALVWKNMIMHPQYGVFADIARFFGAQPIDWFGQHPMTAIIIIVAWQWLPFATLILLTALQSLDGEQKEAAEMDGAGFISRFIYLTLPHMSRAITVVILIQTIFLLSVYAEILVTTNGGPGYASTNLPFLVYQKALLEFKIGQASAGGVIAVILANIVAFFAMRAVGKNLDK; encoded by the coding sequence ATGGCTACTCAGCAGACCCGTTCGCTTGCCCGTTTCATGATGGCGCCATCCGTCGTGCTGCTGCTGGTCTGGATGGTTATTCCACTGGCGCTCACGCTGTGGTTCTCCTTCCAACAGTACAACCCGCTCAATCCGATCCACGACGGGTTCGTCGGCTTCTCGAATTACGCGCTGTTCTGGTCCAACCCGGCTTTCCTGCAGTCGATCCTCAACACGCTTGTCCTGGTGATCAGCGTGCTGTTGATCACAGTGATCGGCGGCATCCTGCTGGCACTGCTGATCGACCAGCCGATGTGGGGACAAGGGATCGTGCGCATCCTCGTCATCTCGCCGTTCTTCGTCATGCCGCCGGTGGCCGCATTGGTCTGGAAGAACATGATCATGCATCCGCAATACGGGGTGTTCGCCGACATAGCGCGCTTCTTCGGGGCGCAACCGATCGACTGGTTCGGGCAACATCCGATGACGGCGATCATCATCATCGTCGCCTGGCAGTGGCTGCCTTTCGCGACGCTGATCCTGTTGACCGCGCTGCAGTCGCTCGACGGTGAGCAGAAGGAGGCCGCCGAGATGGACGGCGCCGGCTTCATCAGCCGCTTCATCTATCTGACGCTGCCGCACATGTCGCGCGCCATCACCGTCGTCATCCTGATCCAGACGATCTTCCTCTTGTCGGTCTATGCCGAAATCCTCGTCACCACCAATGGTGGCCCTGGATACGCCTCCACCAACCTGCCTTTCCTCGTCTACCAGAAGGCGCTGCTGGAGTTCAAAATCGGCCAGGCATCCGCAGGCGGTGTGATCGCCGTCATTCTCGCCAACATCGTTGCCTTCTTCGCCATGCGCGCCGTCGGCAAGAACCTGGACAAGTAA
- a CDS encoding ABC transporter substrate-binding protein produces MKLRTLTLGLLSASALAFAAHAESITIATVNNGDMVRMQKLTEDFTKANPDIQLNWVTLEENVLRERVTTDIATKGGQYDVMTIGTYEVPIWAKQSWLLPLDKLGDDYDAKDIIPAIAGGLSVDGKLYAAPFYGESSFVMYRKDLMEKAGLKMPDAPTWDFIKQAADKMTDRANGVNGVCLRGKAGWGENMAFLTAMSNSFGARWFDENWKPQFDQPEWKKTLQFYVDLMKADGPEGASSNGFNENLALFQQGKCGMWIDATVAASFVSDPKASKVADKVGYALAPDNGLGKRGNWLWAWSLAVPAGTKKADAAEKFVSWATSKHYAELVASKEGWANVPPGTRSSLYANAEYQKAAPFAKMTLDSINAADPTHPTVKPVPYVGVQFVAIPEFQGLGTTVGQLFSAALAGQSSVDDALKQAQDAATAAMTEGGYIK; encoded by the coding sequence ATGAAACTGCGCACGCTCACCCTGGGCTTGTTGTCGGCCAGCGCTCTCGCTTTTGCCGCACATGCCGAATCCATCACCATCGCCACGGTCAACAATGGCGATATGGTCCGCATGCAGAAGCTGACCGAGGACTTCACCAAGGCCAACCCCGACATCCAGCTCAACTGGGTCACTCTTGAAGAGAACGTGCTGCGCGAGCGCGTCACCACCGACATCGCCACCAAGGGCGGCCAGTATGACGTGATGACCATCGGCACCTACGAGGTTCCGATCTGGGCCAAGCAGAGCTGGCTGCTGCCGCTCGACAAGCTTGGCGACGACTATGACGCCAAGGACATCATCCCGGCCATCGCTGGCGGCCTTTCGGTCGACGGCAAGCTCTATGCCGCGCCCTTCTACGGCGAAAGCTCCTTCGTCATGTACCGCAAGGACCTGATGGAGAAAGCCGGACTGAAGATGCCCGACGCGCCGACCTGGGACTTCATCAAGCAGGCCGCTGACAAGATGACCGACCGCGCCAACGGCGTGAACGGCGTGTGCCTGCGCGGCAAGGCCGGCTGGGGCGAGAACATGGCCTTCCTGACCGCCATGTCGAACTCCTTCGGCGCCCGCTGGTTCGACGAGAACTGGAAGCCGCAATTCGACCAGCCCGAGTGGAAGAAGACCTTGCAGTTCTATGTCGACCTGATGAAGGCCGACGGCCCCGAGGGCGCGTCCTCGAACGGCTTCAACGAAAACCTGGCGCTGTTCCAGCAGGGCAAGTGCGGCATGTGGATCGACGCCACCGTCGCGGCGTCCTTCGTCTCCGATCCCAAGGCATCCAAGGTCGCCGACAAGGTCGGCTACGCGCTGGCGCCCGACAATGGCCTGGGCAAGCGCGGCAACTGGCTGTGGGCATGGTCGCTCGCCGTCCCGGCCGGCACCAAGAAGGCCGACGCCGCCGAGAAGTTCGTGTCGTGGGCGACCAGCAAGCACTATGCCGAACTCGTCGCTTCGAAGGAAGGCTGGGCCAACGTTCCTCCGGGTACGCGCTCCTCGCTCTACGCCAATGCCGAGTACCAGAAGGCGGCTCCGTTCGCCAAGATGACGCTGGACTCCATCAACGCCGCCGACCCGACGCATCCGACCGTCAAGCCGGTGCCTTATGTCGGTGTCCAGTTCGTAGCCATCCCTGAATTCCAGGGTCTTGGCACCACGGTCGGCCAGCTCTTCTCGGCGGCTCTTGCCGGCCAGTCGAGCGTCGACGACGCGCTGAAGCAGGCCCAGGACGCCGCCACCGCGGCGATGACCGAAGGCGGGTATATCAAGTAA
- the gcvA gene encoding transcriptional regulator GcvA yields MPDLSSPQVSQLPPLQAIRVFEAVSRQLSFTKAAVELAMTQAAVSYQIKVLEERVGAPLFLRRPRQIELTEAGQRLAPAVSEAFAILSQAYAAARGGADGLLCVTTVLTFASNWLAHHLGSFQMAHPALAVRLETSSRLTDFAREDVDLAIRSGSGKWPGLEAHKLLDADFTPMLSPKLAASIGGVKEPADLLRLPILDPGDIWWTQWFEMAGVHAHDLAKRPGSSMGAQAYEANAAIAGHGVAILTRALFKAELADGRLIQPFDLVGDDGHAYWLVYPEARRNVPKIRAFRDWLLAEIAC; encoded by the coding sequence ATGCCGGATCTGAGCTCACCGCAGGTTTCGCAACTGCCGCCGCTGCAGGCGATCCGGGTGTTCGAAGCGGTGTCGCGGCAGCTTTCCTTCACCAAGGCCGCCGTGGAACTCGCCATGACACAGGCCGCCGTCAGCTATCAGATCAAGGTGCTGGAAGAGCGCGTCGGGGCACCGCTGTTCCTGCGCCGGCCGCGGCAGATCGAGCTGACCGAAGCCGGCCAAAGGCTGGCGCCGGCGGTCAGCGAGGCCTTTGCCATTCTTAGCCAGGCCTATGCCGCCGCGCGGGGCGGCGCGGACGGGCTGCTGTGCGTCACCACCGTGCTGACCTTTGCCTCGAACTGGCTGGCGCATCATCTGGGCTCGTTCCAGATGGCTCATCCCGCGCTTGCCGTGCGGCTCGAAACATCGAGCCGGCTGACGGATTTCGCCCGCGAGGATGTCGATCTCGCCATCCGCTCGGGCAGCGGCAAATGGCCGGGGCTGGAGGCCCACAAGCTGCTCGACGCCGATTTCACGCCGATGCTGAGCCCGAAGCTCGCGGCGAGCATCGGCGGCGTCAAGGAGCCGGCCGACCTGTTGCGGCTGCCGATCCTCGATCCGGGCGATATCTGGTGGACGCAGTGGTTCGAGATGGCCGGCGTGCATGCGCATGATCTTGCCAAGCGGCCCGGCAGCAGCATGGGCGCGCAGGCCTATGAGGCCAATGCGGCCATCGCAGGCCATGGCGTGGCGATCCTGACCCGGGCGCTGTTCAAGGCGGAACTTGCCGACGGCCGCCTGATCCAGCCTTTCGACCTGGTCGGCGACGACGGCCACGCCTACTGGCTGGTCTATCCCGAGGCGCGCCGCAACGTGCCGAAGATCCGCGCCTTCCGCGACTGGCTGCTGGCCGAGATCGCCTGCTGA